The proteins below are encoded in one region of Plutella xylostella chromosome Z, ilPluXylo3.1, whole genome shotgun sequence:
- the LOC125491240 gene encoding altered inheritance of mitochondria protein 3-like, with translation MLLVLAATLLAAQAQARVLTRCGLARELAALGVREHLATWVCIAYHESRLDTAARNPHSGDHGLLQISELYWCGPGRVCSASCDAFRDDELADDVACALRIHEEHTRLQGDGFLAWVVYPRYCRHNAKKYLADCDAPPAAPANSSRLHGPRLLEPARQDIDALQPPYLSVKSLVGNNYNSIFGPDRRDWTKFKLDNIDELKLPVFTNKPPARVEAPARVQPPAQPPTTAEPPAPVPTSPARTEPPAREAPQPTPPRATVQPPAQAQAAARAHVRNQITDDDIRKTTSRPSSYANKPKINHESTSFTSVGTTKTDEVVTSRPAPRTYKPFVFTTSPRWSTEAPRATPARAPPAWSALTTTTTPRPASTPPRPPPPPPPRVPETTTELNIFDFYLRQGTRRPPLRTYSFAPPRARLSIFAGGTTPPPAPARAPAQGGAARNYVRRQIGDDVAS, from the coding sequence ATGCTGCTGGTGCTGGCGGCGACGCTGctggcggcgcaggcgcaggcgCGCGTGCTGACGCGCTGCGGGCTGGCGCGCGAGCTGGCGGCTCTGGGCGTGCGCGAGCACCTCGCCACCTGGGTGTGCATCGCCTACCACGAGTCGCGCCTGGACACGGCGGCGCGCAACCCGCACTCCGGCGACCACGGGCTGCTGCAGATCAGCGAGCTGTACTGGTGCGGGCCGGGCCGCGTCTGCAGCGCCTCCTGCGACGCCTTCCGCGACGACGAACTGGCGGACGACGTGGCGTGCGCGCTGCGCATCCACGAGGAGCACACGCGGCTGCAGGGCGACGGCTTCCTGGCCTGGGTCGTGTACCCGCGCTACTGCCGCCACAACGCCAAGAAGTACCTCGCCGACTGCGAcgcgccccccgcggcccccgccaACTCCTCGCGCCTGCATGGGCCGCGCCTCCTGGAGCCCGCGCGGCAAGACATCGACGCCCTGCAGCCCCCGTACCTCAGCGTCAAGTCGCTGGTTGGAAACAACTATAACAGCATCTTTGGGCCAGATCGCAGGGATTGGACGAAGTTCAAGCTGGACAACATTGACGAGCTGAAGCTCCCGGTGTTCACCAACAAGCCGCCGGCGCGCGTGGAGGCTCCGGCCCGGGTGCAGCCGCCGGCGCAACCACCGACCACGGCCGAGCCCCCGGCGCCGGTGCCCACCTCGCCAGCACGGACGGAGCCGCCGGCCCGGGAGGCGCCACAGCCCACCCCGCCCCGGGCTACAGTCCAGCCGccggcgcaggcgcaggccgcggcgcgcgctcacGTGCGCAATCAAATCACCGATGACGATATCCGGAAGACAACGAGCCGGCCGAGCTCTTATGCAAATAAACCGAAAATTAATCACGAATCGACGTCCTTCACCTCTGTCGGAACTACCAAGACTGACGAAGTGGTGACGTCACGGCCTGCTCCCAGGACATACAAGCCGTTCGTGTTCACCACGAGCCCGCGCTGGTCCACGGAGGCGCCCCGCGCGACCcccgcccgcgcgccgccggccTGGAGCGCCctcaccaccaccaccaccccgCGACCAGCGAGCACCCCGCCgcggcccccgcccccgccgcctcCGCGGGTCCCGGAGACCACCACCGAGCTGAACATCTTCGACTTCTACCTGCGCCAGGgcacgcgccgcccgccgctgCGCACCTATTCCTtcgcgccgccgcgcgcgcgcctcAGCATCTTCGCCGGGGGCaccacgccgccgcccgcccccgcccgcgcccccgcccagGGAGGCGCGGCCAGGAACTACGTCAGGAGACAGATCGGTGATGATGTTGCaagttaa